In one Vicia villosa cultivar HV-30 ecotype Madison, WI unplaced genomic scaffold, Vvil1.0 ctg.000711F_1_1_1, whole genome shotgun sequence genomic region, the following are encoded:
- the LOC131630604 gene encoding uncharacterized protein LOC131630604, with amino-acid sequence MSMNTIIGEETKPPEEIEIPKESLSDCSSSGCPTSPVKKFKRVLGLGRIYDDSYKNTLFRVTNLSDSSKEDIVVCMNEHPNVLMMTTLTIFQGRQLAKRIKEELGITKLDIELCATSGKKPSRAVYAAYRILRRTQLPIELVTEVTVE; translated from the exons ATG TCGATGAATACCATAATCGGAGAAGAAACCAAG CCGCCGGAGGAGATCGAGATTCCAAAGGAATCCTTGAGTGATTGCTCGTCTTCTGGATGTCCAACTTCACCGGTTAAGAAATTTAAACGTGTTCTCGGTCTTGGTCggatttatgatgattcctatAAAAACACTTTATTC cGGGTCACTAATTTATCTGATTCATCTAAAGAGGATATCGTTGTTTGCATGAATG AGCACCCCAATGTATTGATGATGACCACTCTTACCATATTTCAAGGACGGCAACTTGCTAAACGAATCAAG GAGGAGTTGGGTATAACCAAACTTGACATTGAACTCTGTGCCACTTCTGGAAAAAAACCTAGCCGTGCTGTTTATGCTGCTTATCGTATCCTTAGGCGAACTCAATTGCCAATTGAACTTGTAACTGAGGTAACTGTGGAGTAG